The Candidatus Thorarchaeota archaeon region GAAGAAATGATAGCACGCCTGAAGATCGTCTCCGAGGTCTCTTCCTGAGAGAGTAGAGCATTGCCAGACTCCCTGTTCTTCCTTCAGGTATTTTGCGAAGTCACGGAATTTGTCCTTCTTGACTTGAATAAAGACCCGGCGTGGTTGCTTGTGTACATAAGACCCCTCCTCGATCACAGCATCTGGGTTGTCATTCATAATTTCATCAAAGAGCTCGTACTCTGTCTCATGACCTTCCCTATCAGCGGGATGGTGTTCGCCTGGTTCTTCTTTATCACTCATGATGTAGCAGCCTCTTGGATTTCTCTAATGAACGGTCCTGTTGAATTGCTCATTAGTATCGCCTGGACCACGATAGATTTCGTTGTCGACTGACTGGCTGGAAATCATAGCAGCCGGCAGTCGTTACAGGCCGCAATTGTCGCTTTTTGCAACCCTCATATAATGTTTAGGTTCAACACATATCAAACCACTCATATGGATATGAAAGAAGAAACTTGGAATACAGTTGAGTTCGCCTTGAACAGATATTGTTGGTCTGGGCGTTGAAAATGATGTTATTCTCTTCACTGGATGGACAGTAGTGCGGCCCCTAAGGCACCCGTGAATTGAGCTTCTTGCGGCACCGAGATGTCTTCACCAAGTGACTTCCCGAGATAATCTACAAATGCAGGATTTAGCGCTACTCCACCTGTGGCGACTACTGGTGCGACAATGCCTACTCGCCTTGACATACTTGCAATCTTGCCTGCCATGGACTGATGAATACCCGCAGCTATGTCTTGGGGCGATTTTCCAGAGCTTATTTGGCTGATAACTTCACTTTCAGCAAACACGGTACAGGTGCTGCTTATGGAACACGGATTTTGAGACTGAAGAGCTAGAGGTCCCAGCCCCTCAATTGGAACATCCAGCACTCTTGCCATCACTTCAAGAAAGCGGCCCGTTCCAGCTGAGCATTTATCATTGAGCTCAAAATCAGTAGGTCTACCTTCTGAACCGACTCGTATTGCTTTTGAGTCTTGCCCGCCAACATCTATAGCAAGCTGAACATCAGGGAAAATATGATGCACCCCTAGGCTATGACATGTGATTTCTGTTACCTCTCTATCTGCAATAGAAATCAGTTTGCGTCCATACCCTGTACTAACAACTGATTGGTCTATGGCTTCTCCATAAGATTCCTCTATTTCATCCAAAACAGATTCTGCTGCATCGTTGGCGGATGCGCCAGTGGAACGGATTGAAGAAGCTACAATCTGGCCATTGCTGTTGATAATGACTCCTTTAGTAGTAGTAGACCCAACGTCAATACCGATGCCCACCTTCTCTCTCATCCCGCTTCACCTATTCAATCATCTCTATCAACGCATCGATCCTTGTCTGTATCTGAGCTTCATTGAACAATCGGCTGTCCACCATGTCCCCCTCTATTACCACACCCGGAACGCCGGTTCGTTCAGTCACCAAATCCTTTGAGACTAGCTGACCAAGGGAGTACCGCTTACAAGATCTAACCGAAAACATGACAAAACCATCCAAGTCATATTCCTCAATCAGCCCTGTCATTTTGTCTACTTTCGCTCGCAAACCCCTGTTAAGATAGACGTTGGAATAGATATCAACCATGCGATTCAGAATGCCCTCTCCTTCAAGTGAGCCTGTCCAAGCATGAGTGTAGGTGTCTGCTGGAAAAACCACTCCCCTCTTGGCTAGGCCGTTGAAGAACTTGTATATACTAAACCACGGTGGAATATTATCCCAAAGCAAACGAACTCTCTCATTTCTAATTGCTCCGATACCCTGCTGCACCCGCCCTTCGACTTCGTCGAGGAGAGATTCATAATACTCCAGAATATGCTTCTTCCCCCTCATTGAAACAACTGGAGCCATTGCGAGAAATCTATCCGCGCAATTGAGTGGTGATGGCTTATGCTTACATGCTTCAAGAGATTTCGTCCAGAGGTCGATTGCTTTGGTAGAATTCGATGCCACCTCCTGAAGCTTCTCTTCTTCGAGAGATGTATCGAACTCCTCACCCAGGAAGTCAATGAGCTCTTCAAGACCCGCCCTCACATACTCCTTGTGATGAGATGGTTGCCTTCGTTGAACTGGTGGTGTATCCAAGAGAAAGACGGGTGCACCCGTAAGCTCAGAAACCGCCTCATACCATCGAAGTACGGTTCCACAGATGTTGTTACAGGCGAGCAGTACCTGTGGCTCAGGAAGACCCCCTAATGGGCTATCATCTGGTCTGTCTGTGGAACCAATACCAGCTCGAGCGTATGAACATAGCTCCTGCGAATATCCAAGGTCCTCAGCAAAACCACACACCTCGGGACCAACCTTCTGCGATCCAACAACGGCCGTATATTGCTCTGGATAGCTGACCCCTAAACCCATTGCCAGTGGGATTTCGACCGGGAAACCAGATGTTACCCACGCAAGCTTGCCTTCTTCGCTTGCTGCTTGAGCCTCAAGCATGTACCTGAACATTGTCTGCTGCAACAGGCTACTTGACTCGAGTTTTCTGTAAGCCCTTTCTTTACTGTCGTTGCTCGCCAATTCTCAGACCTCCATTTGCGCAGATAACGTCTCTAAGAAGCTCTGTATTCTTCCTTCCAAGCGTGCCTTGTCCGAAAACTCCGCATCGACAGGCAATCTTAGCGTAGTCACACCTACATCTTGTGCGGCCTTCACTAGAGACGGAGTTTCAAACTCATCTGGGTCACAGAATGACATTTCCGTAACAATCAGTCCATCAATGGAGAAATTCCGGAGCAGTTTCTTGAGGAAAGCAACTCTTGTTTTGAGTCCCTTCTGTGTTGGTGCCGTTGGTGCTTTGACCGTCATTTCAGCAAGACCCTTGAACAGATGTCTTTCAAGTTTCGCTGTTGGTTTGAATATCATCCTGTACCCAAAGGAGAGCAGATCTAGTACAATAGCGGCCTCGGTGGGGCTTGCTACCGCATCAAACAGTTCACCCATACGAATGGGGTCCGTCATTCCTCCTGCAACAACTATCCGTAACGGGGGCGACTTTACTGGAAACGCCATCTCATCCATATGGCCCTGAAGGAGAGATTGTCTTATCTTGGAAGCGGTGCTTGGTCGTTTCACTGAATTCTTGACCCTTCGGTAGATGGTTTCTAGCTCTTCTAAGGCGACAACCGATGGTGATTCGAGGAAGGAACACAGCAGTTGCACGAATTCTGTATATCGAAGAATATCCGGTTGAAGCACTCTTGCTGCATAGATTTCTTGACACATATTTCGAAACCATTTGAAGACATTCAGCGCTTTTCTGAGCCGCATCATATCAAGCGATCGATAAACAACGCCCTGAATACTTGCACTCAGCTTCCCCAATTCGCC contains the following coding sequences:
- a CDS encoding 2-hydroxyacyl-CoA dehydratase — encoded protein: MKGDQVLLEAKEILPTSDDSQIPKIGYFDHRAPLEMIVAHTALPSLVRASRKPATGFESSLQTFACSFSRNLLSQRVQGNLSHLEGLLFPSNMCDSMQNLHDIWEVEFPRDNILQVGYPVVEDKERSVEYLAGELGKLSASIQGVVYRSLDMMRLRKALNVFKWFRNMCQEIYAARVLQPDILRYTEFVQLLCSFLESPSVVALEELETIYRRVKNSVKRPSTASKIRQSLLQGHMDEMAFPVKSPPLRIVVAGGMTDPIRMGELFDAVASPTEAAIVLDLLSFGYRMIFKPTAKLERHLFKGLAEMTVKAPTAPTQKGLKTRVAFLKKLLRNFSIDGLIVTEMSFCDPDEFETPSLVKAAQDVGVTTLRLPVDAEFSDKARLEGRIQSFLETLSAQMEV
- a CDS encoding 2-hydroxyglutaryl-CoA dehydratase; translation: MREKVGIGIDVGSTTTKGVIINSNGQIVASSIRSTGASANDAAESVLDEIEESYGEAIDQSVVSTGYGRKLISIADREVTEITCHSLGVHHIFPDVQLAIDVGGQDSKAIRVGSEGRPTDFELNDKCSAGTGRFLEVMARVLDVPIEGLGPLALQSQNPCSISSTCTVFAESEVISQISSGKSPQDIAAGIHQSMAGKIASMSRRVGIVAPVVATGGVALNPAFVDYLGKSLGEDISVPQEAQFTGALGAALLSIQ
- a CDS encoding 2-hydroxyacyl-CoA dehydratase — encoded protein: MASNDSKERAYRKLESSSLLQQTMFRYMLEAQAASEEGKLAWVTSGFPVEIPLAMGLGVSYPEQYTAVVGSQKVGPEVCGFAEDLGYSQELCSYARAGIGSTDRPDDSPLGGLPEPQVLLACNNICGTVLRWYEAVSELTGAPVFLLDTPPVQRRQPSHHKEYVRAGLEELIDFLGEEFDTSLEEEKLQEVASNSTKAIDLWTKSLEACKHKPSPLNCADRFLAMAPVVSMRGKKHILEYYESLLDEVEGRVQQGIGAIRNERVRLLWDNIPPWFSIYKFFNGLAKRGVVFPADTYTHAWTGSLEGEGILNRMVDIYSNVYLNRGLRAKVDKMTGLIEEYDLDGFVMFSVRSCKRYSLGQLVSKDLVTERTGVPGVVIEGDMVDSRLFNEAQIQTRIDALIEMIE